From a single Streptomyces sp. 1331.2 genomic region:
- a CDS encoding AAA family ATPase: protein MLLSRRTAGGEPVGGTRTVRAAAVPRVPPPRPAGDRVVLPPAHDAPVLHELRGPGPAALRYPAGDLLVVTGLPGSGKSTLMRRCVRAPMIDSQLVREEYAARLPGRLPYALYRPLARLAHYRRLRRAVLAGGPLVVHDCGTLPWVRAWLARAAAGQGRRVHLLLLDADPAEALDGQRRRGRTVSRYAFARHRAVAARLRERILGAGRLPADCASAVVLDRAAARALREIDFTAS, encoded by the coding sequence ATGCTCCTGAGCAGGCGAACGGCGGGGGGAGAACCGGTGGGCGGGACGAGAACGGTGCGCGCGGCGGCGGTGCCACGGGTGCCGCCGCCGCGCCCCGCCGGGGACCGCGTCGTCCTGCCGCCCGCGCACGATGCGCCCGTCCTGCACGAGCTGCGCGGCCCCGGCCCGGCGGCCCTGCGCTACCCCGCCGGGGACCTGCTGGTCGTCACCGGCCTGCCCGGCAGCGGCAAGAGCACCCTGATGCGCCGCTGTGTGCGCGCCCCCATGATCGACTCCCAGCTGGTGCGCGAGGAGTACGCGGCCCGGCTGCCCGGCCGCCTCCCGTACGCGCTCTACCGCCCGCTCGCCCGGCTCGCGCACTACCGGCGGCTGCGCCGCGCCGTGCTGGCCGGCGGCCCGTTGGTGGTGCACGACTGCGGCACGCTGCCCTGGGTGCGGGCCTGGCTCGCCCGGGCCGCCGCCGGGCAGGGCCGCCGGGTGCACCTGCTGCTGCTCGACGCCGACCCGGCCGAGGCGCTGGACGGGCAGCGGCGGCGCGGGCGCACCGTCTCCCGCTACGCCTTCGCCCGGCACCGGGCCGTGGCGGCCCGGCTGCGCGAGCGGATCCTCGGGGCCGGGCGGCTGCCGGCCGACTGTGCGTCCGCCGTGGTACTCGACCGGGCCGCCGCGCGCGCCCTGCGGGAGATCGACTTCACGGCGTCGTAG
- a CDS encoding Uma2 family endonuclease: MTAETIAPEWMHRQITSERYDSWTDEQCAGIEIVDGMVVVSPSASKRHDRLARFLANALDEAGGAEWNADTDFDVRLQDVPLNNRRPDVVVYRADTIDESPTRPDHVLLLVEVVSPGSETTDRVVKLDQYARAGIPFYWRVEQAAGRVPIVHTYVLDAAEGSYRAGELFTGLVKAVAPYPVEADLSGL, translated from the coding sequence GTGACGGCCGAGACGATCGCACCCGAGTGGATGCATCGGCAGATCACCAGTGAGCGGTACGACTCCTGGACCGACGAGCAGTGCGCGGGCATCGAGATCGTCGACGGGATGGTGGTCGTGTCCCCGAGCGCTTCCAAGCGGCACGACCGGCTCGCCCGGTTCCTGGCGAACGCCCTGGACGAGGCGGGCGGCGCGGAGTGGAACGCCGACACCGACTTCGACGTCCGGCTGCAGGACGTGCCGCTGAACAACCGTCGCCCGGACGTGGTCGTCTACCGGGCGGACACGATCGACGAGTCGCCGACCAGGCCCGACCACGTGCTGCTGCTGGTCGAGGTCGTCTCTCCCGGCTCGGAGACCACCGACCGCGTGGTCAAGCTGGACCAGTACGCCAGGGCGGGCATCCCGTTCTACTGGCGGGTGGAGCAGGCCGCCGGCCGGGTGCCGATCGTCCACACCTACGTGCTGGACGCGGCCGAGGGCTCCTACCGGGCGGGGGAGCTGTTCACCGGGCTGGTCAAGGCCGTGGCGCCGTACCCGGTGGAGGCGGACCTCTCCGGGCTCTGA
- a CDS encoding uridine kinase — MRIRPISPDNLAELLADRITALPDAAGRRLRVAVDGAGAARPGDLADALVEPLRLRGRPTLRVSAADFLRPASIRLEYGHHDADAFHDLWLDDGALLREVLDPLEPGGSGRVLPSLRDPVTDRATRAPYVELPPNGVLLLDGPLLLGRWLPLDLSVHLAVTPAALARRTPADQQWTLPAFARYEAETVPAELADLTIRMDDPRHPALVEQA; from the coding sequence ATGCGGATCCGCCCGATCTCCCCCGACAACCTGGCCGAACTGCTCGCCGACCGCATCACCGCGCTGCCCGACGCCGCCGGGCGCCGGCTGCGGGTGGCCGTGGACGGCGCCGGGGCCGCCCGGCCCGGGGACCTCGCCGACGCCCTGGTGGAACCGCTGCGGCTGCGCGGCCGGCCGACGCTGCGGGTCTCGGCGGCGGACTTCCTGCGCCCGGCCTCGATCCGGCTGGAGTACGGCCACCACGACGCGGACGCCTTCCACGACCTCTGGCTGGACGACGGCGCCCTGCTGCGCGAAGTCCTCGACCCGCTGGAGCCGGGCGGCAGCGGCCGCGTGCTGCCCTCCCTGCGCGACCCGGTCACCGACCGCGCCACCCGCGCCCCGTACGTCGAACTACCGCCGAACGGCGTGCTGTTGCTGGACGGCCCGCTGCTGCTGGGCCGCTGGCTGCCGCTGGACCTGAGCGTCCACCTCGCCGTCACCCCGGCCGCCCTGGCCCGCCGCACCCCCGCCGACCAGCAGTGGACCCTCCCGGCCTTCGCCCGCTACGAGGCCGAGACCGTCCCGGCCGAACTCGCCGACCTCACCATCCGGATGGACGACCCCCGCCACCCCGCCCTGGTCGAACAGGCCTGA
- a CDS encoding DUF6401 family natural product biosynthesis protein, which translates to MFATPDESFRRSPGEPAGCPLPGIVTAFTPRLAEFAFEPGFVAAVDQHAAMLRELLYAQGPELAPRPLDREELADYALGFLDALTEIGWREPVGYDYAVLRLTAICWLVREQGLLEV; encoded by the coding sequence ATGTTCGCGACCCCCGACGAATCCTTCCGGCGCTCCCCCGGCGAGCCGGCCGGCTGCCCGCTGCCCGGCATCGTGACGGCGTTCACGCCCCGGCTGGCCGAGTTCGCCTTCGAGCCCGGCTTCGTCGCGGCGGTCGACCAGCACGCGGCGATGCTGCGCGAGCTGCTGTACGCGCAGGGGCCGGAGCTGGCGCCCCGGCCCCTGGACCGTGAGGAACTGGCGGACTACGCGCTCGGCTTCCTGGACGCGCTCACCGAGATCGGCTGGCGGGAGCCGGTCGGCTACGACTACGCCGTGCTCCGGCTGACCGCGATCTGCTGGCTGGTGCGCGAGCAGGGCCTGCTGGAGGTCTGA
- a CDS encoding GlxA family transcriptional regulator — MEAEPARRLIVIVLFEGVDLLDVTGPPEVFSLVRRETGDATGYRVVLAAETTAPVTTAAGVRILPDLTFDEAAGSGIDTLLVPGSVEVDDLRRVRALTDPAVVERVRALAARSRRVASVCVGAHLLAAAGLLDGKRATTHWSTAGQLAAEHPQIEVDADPIFIRQGEVWTGAGISACLDLSLALVAEDFGEELALRVARQLVMYLKRPSGQSQFSVPLEPVSTTRRVEELRHHILRNLTGRLTVPDLAAHAHVSERQLTRIFKTELGTTPNAYVESARVERARHQLESGDATLERIAAACGFGSTDTLVRAFRRRLGTTPTDYRQRFRTATAAPAGVSTGTAATDGGVTTGEVTTGEATAGEVTAGGR; from the coding sequence ATGGAAGCCGAACCGGCCCGGCGGCTGATCGTCATCGTCCTGTTCGAGGGCGTCGACCTGCTCGACGTGACCGGGCCGCCCGAGGTGTTCTCGCTGGTCCGGCGGGAGACCGGGGACGCGACCGGTTACCGGGTCGTCCTCGCCGCCGAGACCACCGCGCCGGTCACCACCGCGGCGGGCGTGCGCATCCTGCCCGACCTCACCTTCGACGAGGCCGCCGGGAGCGGGATCGACACCCTGCTGGTGCCCGGCTCGGTCGAGGTGGACGACCTCCGCCGGGTCCGTGCGCTCACCGACCCGGCGGTGGTCGAGCGGGTCCGCGCACTGGCCGCCCGCTCGCGCCGGGTGGCCAGCGTCTGCGTCGGCGCGCACCTGCTCGCCGCGGCCGGACTGCTGGACGGCAAGCGCGCCACCACGCACTGGTCGACGGCCGGCCAACTCGCCGCCGAGCACCCGCAGATCGAGGTGGACGCCGACCCGATCTTCATCCGCCAGGGCGAGGTGTGGACGGGCGCGGGGATCAGCGCCTGCCTGGACCTCTCGCTCGCCCTGGTCGCCGAGGACTTCGGCGAGGAGCTGGCCCTGCGAGTCGCCCGCCAGCTGGTGATGTACCTCAAACGCCCCAGCGGGCAGAGCCAGTTCAGCGTCCCGCTGGAACCCGTCTCGACCACCCGGCGGGTCGAGGAGCTGCGCCACCACATCCTGCGCAACCTCACCGGCCGGCTCACCGTCCCCGACCTAGCCGCCCACGCCCACGTCAGCGAACGGCAGTTGACCCGGATCTTCAAGACCGAGCTGGGCACCACCCCGAACGCCTACGTCGAGTCGGCCCGGGTCGAACGCGCCCGCCACCAGCTGGAGTCGGGGGACGCCACGCTCGAACGCATCGCCGCCGCCTGCGGGTTCGGCAGCACGGACACCCTCGTCCGGGCCTTCCGCCGCCGGCTCGGCACCACGCCGACCGACTACCGCCAGCGCTTCCGCACGGCCACCGCTGCGCCTGCCGGCGTTTCGACGGGCACCGCCGCAACGGACGGCGGGGTCACGACCGGGGAAGTCACGACCGGAGAGGCCACGGCAGGAGAGGTCACGGCAGGCGGACGGTGA
- a CDS encoding zinc metalloprotease: MRRSVRVRSRAPRLFPCAAALVAVAGLSQFVAPATAPQRAAVAVAPTTGCEADVASEGSTVVGAAARRSAGSQAGKDPNAVTAATARAMQADLDERLARLRAARTEIGAATTVPVYLHVIHAGDSGKLDAGAVAAQIDHLNATYGGQGEGNTPTPFHFELAGTDWTDNAAWYTGMTPGSAAEQAMKTSLRKGGRGTLNLYTARLGQGLLGWSTFPNAYQANPTDDGVVVLDASLPGGSATHYDQGNTATHEIGHWLGLFHTFQGGCLAPGDYVDDTPSERSAAFGCPEGRDTCPTPGLDPIHNFMDYSYDSCMSRFTPGQVQRMANSWAAYRS; encoded by the coding sequence ATGCGTCGTTCCGTCCGGGTGCGCTCGCGTGCCCCCCGCCTGTTCCCCTGTGCCGCGGCGCTGGTCGCTGTCGCCGGCCTGAGCCAGTTCGTGGCACCGGCGACGGCCCCGCAGCGTGCCGCCGTCGCCGTGGCCCCGACGACCGGGTGCGAGGCCGACGTAGCCTCCGAGGGCAGCACGGTTGTCGGGGCCGCCGCCCGCAGGTCGGCCGGGAGCCAGGCCGGGAAGGACCCGAACGCCGTCACCGCCGCCACGGCCCGGGCGATGCAGGCCGACCTCGACGAGCGCCTTGCCCGGCTCCGCGCCGCCCGTACGGAGATCGGCGCCGCGACCACCGTCCCGGTCTACCTGCACGTGATCCACGCCGGGGACTCCGGGAAGCTGGACGCGGGCGCCGTCGCCGCCCAGATCGACCACCTCAACGCCACCTACGGCGGCCAGGGTGAGGGCAACACCCCGACCCCGTTCCACTTCGAGCTGGCCGGCACCGACTGGACCGACAACGCCGCCTGGTACACCGGCATGACCCCCGGCTCGGCGGCCGAGCAGGCGATGAAGACCAGCCTGCGCAAGGGCGGCCGGGGCACCCTCAACCTCTACACCGCCCGGCTCGGCCAGGGCCTGCTCGGCTGGTCGACCTTCCCGAACGCGTACCAGGCCAACCCGACCGACGACGGCGTGGTCGTGCTCGACGCCTCCCTGCCCGGCGGCTCCGCCACCCACTACGACCAGGGCAACACCGCCACCCACGAGATCGGCCACTGGCTCGGCCTCTTCCACACCTTCCAGGGCGGCTGCCTGGCCCCGGGCGACTACGTCGACGACACCCCGTCCGAGCGCAGCGCCGCCTTCGGCTGCCCCGAGGGCCGCGACACCTGCCCCACCCCCGGGCTCGACCCGATCCACAACTTCATGGACTACAGCTACGACTCCTGCATGAGCCGGTTCACCCCCGGACAGGTCCAGCGGATGGCCAACTCATGGGCCGCATACCGCAGTTGA
- a CDS encoding universal stress protein has translation MSAIPRIVVGVDGSPASEQALRWAVDYAKAVGGTISAIAAWEYPAFYGWAGQGVPTVETFNPEELAGKTLSGSVAKVVGDDPGVRISETVMPGSAATVLLEAAKGAALLVVGSRGLGGFSGVLLGSVSRHLTEHAPCPVVVVREGQAAH, from the coding sequence ATGAGTGCCATTCCCCGGATCGTCGTCGGCGTCGACGGCTCGCCCGCCTCGGAGCAGGCGCTGCGCTGGGCCGTCGACTACGCGAAGGCCGTCGGCGGGACGATCAGCGCGATCGCCGCCTGGGAGTACCCCGCCTTCTACGGCTGGGCCGGGCAGGGCGTGCCGACCGTCGAGACCTTCAACCCCGAGGAGCTTGCCGGCAAGACCCTCTCCGGGAGCGTCGCCAAGGTGGTCGGGGACGACCCCGGCGTGCGGATCAGCGAGACCGTGATGCCGGGCAGCGCGGCCACCGTCCTGCTGGAGGCGGCCAAGGGTGCGGCGCTGCTGGTGGTCGGCAGCCGCGGCCTCGGCGGGTTCTCCGGCGTGCTGCTCGGCTCGGTCAGCCGCCACCTCACCGAGCACGCACCGTGCCCGGTCGTCGTCGTCCGGGAGGGGCAGGCCGCTCACTAG
- a CDS encoding outer membrane protein assembly factor BamB family protein, producing the protein MESPSSEGAVRGASWEWDGEAGDGGEAPGDVIGGGGDGPWLDRRRVLIGAGVLAAGAAVWAFGRSGAGDALPAPKPSRPEPTALSGPTPVWTYRGPEAMTPERLTDPPGRPVYLSKTGLQVLDPAQGTAARLLVFDPPATRDWPSDLDMLGKVVIGPDRLFTTTYEGHLEARHFTDPAADWSLPLPEELQGHQTRLSGYDRGVLYGHSWSYPHEVDSRPQSRLFALRVADRSFLWNVPTDTEEQPITPATTGANLLACVRFLGNRAELVARDAATGRQLWTAGGDEDLRWCATGPQEVYVPDGNGGVRMLRPTGEPGWTYSPARGESWRALPPVPDGPRVYVARDQGIVTCHDASTGAVLWSCRLPFLLDRRSHPVVAGRTLFVPGTAAGGVTAIHTSTGEPVWTFRDSGPGRDVWTLASDAVHLYAGHDDVLHALPLG; encoded by the coding sequence ATGGAGTCGCCGTCGTCCGAGGGGGCTGTGCGCGGGGCTTCGTGGGAGTGGGACGGGGAGGCCGGCGACGGGGGCGAGGCGCCCGGCGACGTCATCGGGGGCGGCGGGGACGGGCCGTGGCTGGACCGGCGCCGGGTGCTGATCGGGGCCGGGGTGCTCGCGGCGGGCGCGGCCGTGTGGGCGTTCGGCCGTTCGGGTGCGGGCGATGCGCTGCCCGCGCCGAAGCCGTCCAGGCCCGAGCCCACCGCGCTCTCCGGGCCGACTCCGGTCTGGACCTACCGCGGGCCCGAGGCGATGACCCCGGAACGGCTCACCGACCCGCCGGGCCGCCCGGTCTACCTGTCCAAGACCGGCCTGCAGGTCCTCGACCCGGCCCAGGGCACCGCCGCCCGGCTGCTGGTCTTCGACCCGCCGGCCACCCGGGACTGGCCGAGCGACCTCGACATGCTCGGCAAGGTCGTGATCGGGCCCGACCGCCTCTTCACCACCACCTACGAGGGCCACCTCGAAGCCCGCCACTTCACCGACCCCGCCGCCGACTGGAGCCTGCCGCTGCCCGAAGAGCTGCAGGGCCACCAGACCCGGCTCAGCGGCTACGACCGCGGCGTCCTCTACGGCCACTCCTGGAGCTACCCCCACGAGGTCGACAGCCGGCCGCAGAGCCGCCTGTTCGCGCTCAGGGTCGCCGACCGCAGCTTCCTGTGGAACGTCCCCACCGACACCGAGGAGCAGCCGATCACCCCCGCCACGACCGGCGCCAACCTCCTGGCCTGCGTCCGCTTCCTCGGCAACCGGGCCGAGCTGGTGGCCCGGGACGCCGCCACCGGCCGCCAGCTGTGGACCGCCGGCGGCGACGAGGACCTGCGCTGGTGCGCCACCGGCCCGCAGGAGGTCTACGTGCCCGACGGAAACGGCGGGGTGCGCATGCTCCGCCCCACCGGGGAGCCGGGCTGGACCTACTCCCCCGCCCGGGGCGAGTCCTGGCGGGCGCTGCCGCCCGTCCCCGACGGCCCCCGCGTGTACGTCGCCCGCGACCAGGGCATCGTCACCTGCCACGACGCGAGCACCGGTGCGGTGCTGTGGTCCTGCCGGCTGCCGTTCCTGCTGGACCGCCGCAGCCATCCGGTGGTCGCCGGCAGGACGCTGTTCGTCCCGGGCACGGCGGCCGGCGGGGTCACCGCGATCCACACCTCCACCGGCGAGCCGGTCTGGACCTTCCGCGACTCCGGCCCGGGCCGGGACGTCTGGACCCTCGCCTCCGACGCGGTCCACCTCTACGCGGGCCACGACGACGTCCTGCACGCCCTCCCGCTCGGCTGA
- a CDS encoding mechanosensitive ion channel family protein, whose translation MAQQLALSVDFGSGFTQAWSKIAKVIPQFIAFLAILVIGWFVAKAIARLLDRVLRRVGSERVAARSGVAARLAGSKYDMTGIICKVVYYIVLLMALQLAFGVFGPNPISVMIHSIVAWLPRAIVAVVIMVVAMAIANGARDIVGNSLSGASYGRTVSTLVWAFIVGLGAIAALGQAGIATAITGPVLIAALATIAGVLVVGVGGGLIMPMRQRWERWLDSAEQETARLRGSAYQAGRTDALANQPIRPTTQTGPGAPPAPGIDPGESR comes from the coding sequence GTGGCTCAGCAACTCGCACTCTCCGTCGACTTCGGGTCGGGCTTCACCCAGGCCTGGTCCAAGATTGCGAAGGTCATTCCGCAGTTCATCGCCTTCCTGGCGATCCTGGTCATCGGCTGGTTCGTGGCGAAGGCCATCGCCAGGCTGCTCGACCGGGTGCTGCGCCGGGTCGGTTCGGAACGGGTCGCCGCGCGGTCCGGGGTGGCCGCCCGCCTGGCCGGCTCGAAGTACGACATGACCGGCATCATCTGCAAGGTCGTCTACTACATCGTCCTGCTGATGGCGCTGCAGCTGGCGTTCGGCGTCTTCGGCCCGAACCCGATCAGCGTGATGATCCACAGCATCGTCGCCTGGCTGCCCCGGGCCATCGTCGCCGTCGTGATCATGGTGGTCGCGATGGCCATCGCCAACGGCGCGCGCGACATCGTCGGCAACTCGCTCTCCGGCGCCTCGTACGGCCGGACGGTCTCCACCCTGGTCTGGGCGTTCATCGTCGGCCTCGGGGCGATCGCCGCGCTGGGCCAGGCCGGGATCGCCACCGCGATCACCGGGCCGGTGCTGATCGCCGCGCTCGCCACGATCGCCGGGGTGCTGGTGGTCGGCGTCGGCGGCGGTCTGATCATGCCGATGCGCCAGCGCTGGGAGCGGTGGCTGGACAGCGCCGAGCAGGAGACCGCCCGGCTGCGCGGCAGCGCCTACCAGGCCGGCCGCACCGACGCCCTGGCCAACCAGCCGATCCGGCCGACCACCCAGACCGGCCCGGGCGCCCCGCCGGCCCCGGGCATCGACCCCGGCGAGAGCCGCTGA
- a CDS encoding LLM class F420-dependent oxidoreductase codes for MDLRIFTEPQQGASYDTLLKVARTAEELGAFSAFFRSDHYLKMGDVDGLPGPTDAWITLAGLARDTSTIRLGTLMTAATFRLPGVTAIQVAQVDAMSGGRVEFGLGAGWYEAEHTAYGIPFPKEKFGRLEEQLAIITGLWNTKLGDTFDFAGQYYTLTDSPALPKPAQDRIPVLVGGLGPKRTPALAARFADEFNLPFASVDDSAAQFGRVRAAVEQAGRPADALVYSNALVACVGRDDAEVARRAAAIGRDVDELKANGLAGTPDEVAEKIGRYAAVGSERIYLQILDLADLDHLELIATRIAPQLG; via the coding sequence ATGGATCTTCGCATCTTCACCGAACCCCAGCAGGGCGCGAGCTACGACACCCTCCTGAAGGTCGCCCGCACCGCCGAGGAACTCGGTGCCTTCAGCGCCTTCTTCCGCTCCGACCACTACCTGAAGATGGGCGACGTCGACGGCCTGCCCGGCCCCACCGACGCCTGGATCACCCTGGCCGGGCTCGCCCGCGACACCAGCACCATCCGCCTGGGCACCCTGATGACCGCCGCCACCTTCCGGCTGCCGGGCGTCACCGCGATCCAGGTCGCCCAGGTCGACGCGATGAGCGGCGGCCGGGTCGAGTTCGGCCTCGGCGCCGGCTGGTACGAGGCCGAGCACACCGCCTACGGCATCCCCTTCCCCAAAGAGAAGTTCGGGCGGCTGGAGGAGCAGCTGGCGATCATCACCGGCCTGTGGAACACCAAGCTCGGCGACACCTTCGACTTCGCCGGGCAGTACTACACGCTGACCGACTCGCCCGCGCTGCCCAAGCCCGCCCAGGACCGCATCCCGGTGCTGGTCGGCGGCCTCGGCCCCAAGCGCACCCCGGCCCTGGCCGCCCGCTTCGCCGACGAGTTCAACCTGCCGTTCGCCTCAGTGGACGACTCCGCCGCCCAGTTCGGCCGGGTCCGCGCCGCCGTCGAGCAGGCCGGGCGCCCGGCCGACGCCCTGGTCTACTCCAACGCCCTGGTCGCCTGCGTCGGCCGGGACGACGCCGAGGTGGCCCGCCGGGCCGCCGCCATCGGCCGGGACGTGGACGAGCTGAAGGCCAACGGCCTGGCCGGCACCCCGGACGAGGTGGCCGAGAAGATCGGCCGGTACGCGGCCGTCGGCAGCGAGCGGATCTACCTGCAGATCCTCGACCTGGCCGACCTCGACCACCTGGAGCTGATCGCCACCCGGATCGCCCCGCAGCTCGGCTGA
- a CDS encoding isochorismatase family protein, with protein sequence MPTTTLRTLNGLDEKPASLADSALILIDYQNTYVRGVMELEGWQEALDAAADLLARARAAGATVIHVINDGGEGTPYDIRAEIGQIHPSVAPAEGERVVVKTVPDAFVGTELGELLEAAGHQDVVIAGFMTHMCVTFTTAGAFLRGHRPTVVAAASGTRPLPSAGTELTAAQVHRSALATIGDLYGVVVESPADLA encoded by the coding sequence GTGCCCACGACGACCCTGCGCACCCTCAACGGACTCGACGAGAAGCCCGCATCCCTCGCCGACTCGGCCCTGATCCTGATCGACTACCAGAACACCTACGTGCGCGGCGTGATGGAACTGGAGGGCTGGCAGGAGGCGCTGGACGCCGCCGCCGACCTGCTCGCCCGGGCCAGGGCGGCCGGCGCCACCGTCATCCACGTGATCAACGACGGCGGCGAGGGCACCCCGTACGACATCCGGGCCGAGATCGGGCAGATCCACCCGAGCGTGGCGCCCGCCGAGGGCGAGCGGGTGGTGGTCAAGACGGTCCCGGACGCCTTCGTCGGCACCGAGCTGGGCGAACTGCTGGAGGCGGCCGGCCACCAGGACGTCGTCATCGCCGGCTTCATGACCCACATGTGCGTCACCTTCACCACGGCCGGCGCCTTCCTGCGCGGCCACCGCCCGACCGTCGTCGCTGCCGCCTCCGGGACCCGGCCGCTGCCGTCGGCGGGCACCGAGCTGACCGCCGCCCAGGTGCACCGGAGCGCACTGGCGACGATCGGGGACCTCTACGGCGTCGTCGTGGAGTCGCCGGCCGACCTCGCCTGA
- a CDS encoding DNA-formamidopyrimidine glycosylase family protein has protein sequence MPEGDSVYRVAARLHEALAGQLLTSADLRVPAHATAELAGRRVLEVAPRGKHLLTRLEGGLTLHTHLRMDGRWEVYGPGERWTGGPAWQIRAVLATDRGTAVGYRLPVVELLRTTDEQRAVGHLGPDLLGPDWDPVEAVRRLLAHPGRPVIEALLDQRNLAGIGNVYANELCFVAGVTPWTEVGQLPHPDRLVERARQMLEANKLRPGHITTGDTRPGYQHWVYGRAGRPCPRCVTPVVTGRQGAPPQDRSVFWCPYCQRGPAPEAARRSRGRSRGR, from the coding sequence ATGCCAGAAGGTGACTCCGTCTACCGCGTGGCGGCCCGGCTGCACGAGGCCCTTGCCGGGCAGCTGCTGACCAGCGCCGACCTGCGGGTGCCCGCGCACGCGACCGCCGAACTCGCCGGCCGCCGGGTGCTGGAGGTCGCCCCGCGCGGCAAGCACCTGCTCACCCGCCTCGAAGGCGGCCTCACCCTGCACACCCACCTGCGGATGGACGGCCGCTGGGAGGTCTACGGCCCCGGCGAGCGCTGGACCGGCGGCCCCGCCTGGCAGATCCGCGCCGTCCTCGCCACCGACCGGGGCACCGCCGTCGGCTACCGGCTCCCGGTCGTCGAGCTGCTGCGCACCACCGACGAACAGCGCGCCGTCGGCCACCTCGGGCCCGACCTGCTCGGCCCCGACTGGGATCCGGTCGAGGCCGTCCGCCGCCTCCTCGCCCACCCGGGCCGCCCGGTCATCGAAGCCCTCCTCGACCAGCGCAACCTGGCCGGGATCGGCAACGTCTACGCCAACGAGCTGTGCTTCGTGGCCGGTGTGACGCCGTGGACCGAGGTCGGCCAACTCCCGCACCCCGACCGGCTGGTGGAGCGCGCCCGGCAGATGCTGGAGGCCAACAAGCTGCGCCCGGGCCACATCACCACCGGCGACACCAGGCCCGGCTACCAGCACTGGGTCTACGGCCGGGCGGGCCGGCCCTGCCCGCGCTGCGTCACCCCCGTGGTGACCGGGCGTCAGGGCGCGCCCCCGCAGGACCGCTCGGTGTTCTGGTGCCCGTACTGCCAGCGCGGCCCCGCCCCGGAGGCGGCCCGCCGGAGCAGGGGGCGTTCGCGGGGGCGGTGA
- a CDS encoding alpha/beta hydrolase, with translation MSGTAADSAVGHRALHWRIRPERARAAVLVLHGGEEHNLDRPGLLNLPLLRMHGFLRALTRATVGAEVAVGTVRYRHRGWNGPRADAARDAVAALDELAAQLGPVPTVLIGHSMGGRAALQAGGHPSVTGLIALAPWCPAQDPCEQLAGRDVLMLHGDRDTVTPPADTRAFAARSRAAGARVCGYTVTGSGHAMLQRVPDWHRATTRLTTALLGLHPLPAETASALTLPPASSEALTLPLPRQPRRSPARPATP, from the coding sequence GTGAGCGGTACGGCGGCGGACAGCGCGGTGGGACACCGGGCGCTGCACTGGCGGATCCGCCCGGAACGGGCCCGGGCCGCCGTCCTGGTGCTGCACGGCGGCGAGGAGCACAACCTCGACCGGCCGGGCCTGCTCAACCTCCCGCTGCTGCGGATGCACGGCTTCCTGCGCGCGCTCACCCGGGCGACGGTCGGCGCCGAGGTGGCCGTCGGCACCGTCCGCTACCGCCACCGCGGCTGGAACGGCCCCCGCGCCGATGCCGCCCGGGACGCGGTCGCCGCGCTCGACGAACTGGCCGCGCAGCTGGGGCCGGTGCCGACCGTCCTGATCGGCCACTCGATGGGCGGACGCGCCGCGCTGCAGGCCGGCGGGCACCCGTCCGTCACCGGCCTGATCGCCCTCGCCCCCTGGTGCCCGGCCCAGGACCCGTGCGAACAGCTGGCCGGCCGGGACGTGCTGATGCTGCACGGCGACCGCGACACCGTCACCCCGCCCGCCGACACCCGCGCCTTCGCCGCCCGCAGCCGCGCCGCCGGCGCCCGCGTCTGCGGCTACACCGTCACCGGCAGCGGCCACGCCATGCTGCAGCGCGTCCCCGACTGGCACCGGGCCACCACCCGCCTCACCACCGCCCTCCTCGGCCTCCACCCGCTGCCCGCCGAGACCGCCTCCGCCCTCACCCTCCCGCCCGCCTCCTCCGAGGCCCTGACCCTCCCCCTCCCCCGGCAACCCCGCCGGAGCCCGGCCCGCCCGGCCACGCCCTGA
- a CDS encoding DUF4326 domain-containing protein produces the protein MHDARQSAHGRTTVVNLKGHRDDPDYQDVVYVGRAVYRGGWHLAESPLHSPYRPGPDLTREQMVAEYRAYLLARPDLLALVPPLRGHRLGCWCAPLPCHADVLADLADHPPKQP, from the coding sequence ATGCACGATGCCAGGCAGAGCGCACATGGCCGCACCACGGTGGTCAACCTCAAGGGCCACCGCGACGACCCCGACTACCAGGACGTCGTCTACGTCGGCCGGGCCGTGTACCGCGGAGGCTGGCACCTCGCAGAATCCCCCCTGCACTCCCCCTACCGCCCGGGCCCCGACCTCACCCGCGAGCAGATGGTCGCCGAGTACCGCGCCTACCTCCTCGCCCGCCCCGACCTGCTCGCCCTCGTCCCACCCCTGCGCGGCCACCGCCTCGGCTGCTGGTGCGCCCCGCTTCCCTGTCACGCCGACGTCCTCGCCGACCTCGCCGACCACCCCCCGAAGCAGCCCTGA